In a genomic window of Methylovirgula sp. 4M-Z18:
- a CDS encoding SAM-dependent methyltransferase gives MVVAKILIPTKYNQDIRARTMVTGGKTLGAAMEGHGAYNANSGLQASGAAFALPLLIEAANAIPLDGSSSPIVVADYGSSEGRNSIAVFKAVLPHLRARSARPILVTHTDVPTNDFSTLFDLAAYDKGGYAGVDGIFASAVGRSFYESVLPRNYVHLGWSSYAVHWLSRPPSPVTGHFFSGCGQPHEREAFAEQARADWEMFLTLRSRELCAGGRLVIVVPAPFQKGASTLMPLYNAANDVLADMVHDGTLEGAEREAMVLPIHIRTLDELLAPLAAHELHAVAALIEKFGDGAHQEYQVSGDAAALAARRAGFFRATFGPTLASALRRSDELDEGRSFLDQLESGLKRRLAGMTQSINSAVALLVLEKR, from the coding sequence ATGGTTGTCGCGAAAATCCTGATACCGACAAAATACAACCAGGACATTAGGGCAAGAACCATGGTGACTGGCGGTAAGACCCTGGGCGCGGCCATGGAAGGCCACGGCGCCTATAATGCCAACTCGGGCTTGCAGGCGTCGGGCGCAGCGTTCGCGCTTCCTTTGCTCATCGAAGCCGCAAATGCGATTCCTCTCGACGGGTCCAGCAGCCCCATCGTGGTCGCAGATTACGGTTCTTCGGAAGGACGCAATTCAATTGCCGTGTTCAAGGCGGTGCTACCGCATTTGCGCGCACGGTCTGCACGGCCTATCCTTGTTACGCACACAGACGTGCCCACAAACGACTTCAGCACGCTGTTCGACCTCGCTGCATACGACAAAGGCGGCTATGCCGGCGTCGACGGTATCTTTGCGTCTGCGGTCGGCCGATCATTTTACGAGTCTGTTCTGCCGCGAAACTATGTTCACCTCGGTTGGAGTTCATATGCGGTGCATTGGCTGAGCAGACCCCCGTCGCCTGTCACAGGCCATTTCTTTTCCGGATGCGGGCAACCTCACGAACGCGAGGCGTTTGCAGAACAGGCGCGTGCCGACTGGGAGATGTTTCTGACATTGCGGAGCCGAGAGCTGTGCGCGGGCGGTCGTCTTGTCATTGTCGTACCGGCTCCGTTCCAGAAAGGCGCATCAACGCTGATGCCGTTGTACAACGCAGCCAATGACGTGCTTGCCGACATGGTGCACGACGGGACGTTGGAGGGCGCAGAACGCGAGGCTATGGTCTTGCCCATACATATTCGCACCCTGGACGAGCTGCTTGCTCCGCTCGCGGCACACGAACTGCACGCGGTGGCCGCTTTAATCGAGAAGTTCGGAGACGGCGCGCATCAGGAATATCAGGTGTCAGGCGACGCGGCGGCCCTCGCGGCTCGGCGCGCGGGGTTCTTTCGCGCAACGTTTGGTCCGACGCTGGCGTCGGCGCTCCGCCGAAGCGATGAGCTCGACGAAGGTCGCTCCTTTCTCGATCAGCTTGAGTCTGGGTTGAAGCGGCGGCTCGCTGGTATGACGCAATCGATTAATTCTGCCGTCGCACTGCTCGTTCTCGAAAAGCGCTGA
- a CDS encoding alcohol dehydrogenase, whose protein sequence is MAQTHYRAYQAVGEGKLELVDRAVEDPRPGMVRVVVEACGVCHTDALTVEGGFPGLSYPRVPGHEAVGRIDAIGEGVSRWAIGQRVGVGFLTGRCGDCASCRRGDFVNCSNQAITGLHVDGGYAEMMTASEHALVSIPDTMTSADAAPLLCAGVTTFNALRKSVARAGDLVAVQGIGGLGHLAVQFARHMGFRTAAIARGEGKKDLALALGAHLYIDSAAKDPAEALLELGGASAIVATASSPATFGPLIRGLRPKGQLILVGAGFEPMSVNVSDMLFGERIVVGTNTGAPIDIEDALNFSLLQDVRATIEKVPFQQAPKAYAKMLANEARFRMVLEMQGAA, encoded by the coding sequence ATGGCGCAGACACATTACAGGGCCTATCAGGCGGTTGGGGAAGGTAAGCTTGAGCTGGTCGACCGCGCGGTCGAGGATCCCCGTCCGGGCATGGTGCGCGTCGTGGTCGAAGCGTGCGGCGTCTGCCATACCGACGCGCTGACGGTCGAAGGCGGGTTTCCGGGTCTCAGCTACCCGCGTGTGCCGGGGCACGAAGCCGTCGGCCGTATCGACGCGATCGGCGAGGGCGTTTCCCGTTGGGCGATCGGCCAGCGCGTGGGTGTCGGCTTCCTGACGGGACGTTGCGGGGACTGCGCATCCTGCCGCCGCGGCGATTTCGTCAATTGCTCGAACCAGGCGATTACCGGGCTTCATGTCGACGGCGGCTATGCCGAGATGATGACCGCGAGCGAGCATGCGCTCGTCTCCATTCCCGACACCATGACGTCGGCCGATGCCGCGCCGTTGCTGTGCGCGGGCGTGACGACGTTCAATGCGCTCAGAAAGTCCGTTGCGCGGGCTGGTGATCTCGTCGCGGTCCAGGGGATCGGCGGCCTGGGACATCTCGCCGTGCAGTTCGCGCGGCACATGGGTTTCCGCACGGCTGCGATCGCGCGCGGAGAGGGCAAGAAGGATCTTGCACTCGCGCTTGGCGCCCATCTCTATATCGACAGCGCGGCAAAGGACCCTGCGGAGGCGCTGTTGGAATTGGGAGGCGCCAGCGCCATTGTCGCAACGGCCTCCAGCCCCGCGACCTTCGGGCCGCTGATCCGTGGCCTGAGACCCAAAGGCCAGTTGATCCTGGTCGGCGCGGGCTTCGAGCCCATGTCGGTGAACGTCTCCGACATGCTTTTCGGCGAACGGATCGTCGTCGGGACCAATACGGGCGCGCCGATCGATATCGAGGACGCCCTCAATTTCAGCCTGCTCCAGGATGTTCGGGCGACGATCGAGAAGGTGCCGTTCCAACAGGCGCCAAAGGCCTATGCGAAGATGCTCGCCAATGAAGCGCGCTTCCGGATGGTCCTCGAGATGCAGGGCGCAGCCTGA
- a CDS encoding nuclear transport factor 2 family protein: MATPAENKAIVLEAFDTLFNKRDYAKAATFWSPNYIQHSAHIPPGREGLFNLVKSFPDTLHYENSLIFADGDVVMLHGRFTGTGAPANLIAADILRMENGILAEHWDVLQDEATKEQSKSGLPMFGDSFPG, encoded by the coding sequence ATGGCGACCCCTGCCGAGAACAAAGCGATCGTCCTTGAGGCTTTCGACACGCTTTTCAACAAGCGCGACTATGCGAAGGCCGCGACATTCTGGTCGCCCAACTACATTCAGCACAGCGCCCATATCCCGCCCGGCCGCGAAGGGCTGTTCAATCTCGTGAAGTCCTTCCCGGATACGCTTCACTATGAAAATTCGCTGATTTTTGCCGATGGCGATGTCGTGATGTTGCACGGCCGATTCACTGGAACCGGAGCACCCGCCAATCTGATTGCCGCAGATATCTTGCGGATGGAAAACGGAATCCTCGCCGAGCATTGGGACGTGTTGCAGGATGAAGCGACCAAGGAGCAGTCCAAGAGCGGCTTGCCCATGTTTGGTGACAGCTTCCCAGGTTAG
- a CDS encoding GlxA family transcriptional regulator codes for MPRVALVLSPGFQMMCFAAISAFEIANVAAGERHYDISILSEEGGPVKSTLGAALETERFGDPGDFDTVIAGGLMKPAPVSDGLIAFLRAASVRCRRVASICTGAFMLAEAGLLDGRRATTHWHFARDLQARFPKVKMEEDRIFIVDGPIWTSAGMTSGIDLALGMIEKDYGADLARVVAQNLVVYHRRAGGQSQHSNLLKMNPKSDRIQNALTFAQQNLRAALGVEQLARAANLSPRQFSRAFRAETGKTPARAIENLRVEAARLMLEQSRHSLDEIAVENGFTDRERMRRAFLRTFGLPPQTIRRATRFGAEG; via the coding sequence ATGCCCCGCGTTGCACTTGTTCTCTCACCCGGATTTCAGATGATGTGCTTCGCGGCAATCTCGGCGTTCGAGATCGCGAATGTCGCCGCCGGCGAGCGGCACTATGATATTTCCATCCTGTCGGAAGAGGGTGGGCCGGTGAAGAGCACCCTCGGCGCGGCCCTCGAGACCGAACGGTTCGGCGATCCCGGCGATTTCGATACGGTTATCGCTGGCGGGCTGATGAAGCCGGCGCCTGTGTCGGACGGCCTGATCGCCTTTCTTCGCGCAGCCAGCGTTCGGTGTCGGCGCGTCGCGTCGATCTGCACCGGCGCCTTCATGCTTGCCGAGGCCGGACTTTTGGACGGACGGCGGGCGACCACCCATTGGCACTTCGCGCGCGACCTTCAGGCGCGTTTCCCCAAGGTCAAGATGGAGGAGGATCGCATCTTCATCGTCGATGGTCCGATCTGGACGTCGGCCGGCATGACCTCGGGCATCGACCTCGCCCTGGGCATGATCGAGAAGGATTATGGCGCCGACCTCGCCCGTGTCGTGGCGCAGAATCTCGTCGTCTATCACCGCCGCGCGGGCGGGCAGTCGCAGCATTCGAACCTGCTGAAGATGAATCCCAAGTCCGACCGGATCCAGAATGCGCTGACCTTCGCACAGCAGAATCTTCGCGCCGCGCTCGGCGTCGAGCAGTTGGCGCGAGCCGCCAATCTCAGCCCGCGTCAGTTCAGCCGGGCCTTCCGTGCGGAAACCGGCAAGACGCCGGCAAGGGCCATTGAGAATCTGCGCGTGGAAGCCGCGCGGCTGATGCTGGAGCAGAGCCGCCATTCGCTCGACGAGATCGCTGTCGAGAATGGCTTTACCGATCGCGAGCGCATGCGCCGCGCGTTCCTTCGAACGTTCGGGCTCCCGCCGCAGACGATCCGCCGTGCCACGCGCTTCGGGGCCGAAGGTTAG
- a CDS encoding LysR family transcriptional regulator — translation MNLGRSLIPDFAVLQAFECAARHGSFTRAAAELNLTQSAISRQIRTLEAQLGVNLFERVRKRVVLSASGRALLPDVSRMLGQMEEVVLRAMASSDGTSVLSVAALPTFASRWLLPRLPDFARRHPRVTLNIASRSEPFDMAADAFDVAIHYGQPIWAHATCTYLCGEIIVPVASPALIASHAIHAPQDLAHRPLLHLATRPKLWAEWFEMNGGGWTQAYHGHRFDQFNMIIEAAVAGLGFALLPKYLIEQELASATLRIVLDQPMSTDNSYYVVLPEGRQETPMALEFQDWLLGQVPTQP, via the coding sequence ATGAACTTAGGTAGGAGCCTCATACCGGATTTTGCCGTCCTGCAGGCGTTCGAATGTGCCGCGCGGCATGGCAGTTTCACCCGCGCGGCGGCCGAGCTGAACCTGACGCAAAGCGCCATCAGCCGGCAGATCCGGACGCTGGAGGCACAACTTGGGGTCAATCTGTTCGAGCGGGTGCGCAAGCGCGTTGTCCTCTCGGCGAGCGGCCGGGCGCTCCTGCCGGATGTGTCGCGCATGCTCGGCCAGATGGAAGAGGTGGTTTTGCGCGCGATGGCATCTTCGGACGGCACGAGCGTGCTCTCCGTCGCCGCGCTTCCGACTTTCGCCAGCCGGTGGCTGTTGCCGCGCCTGCCGGATTTCGCGCGGCGACATCCGCGCGTCACTTTGAACATCGCGTCCCGTTCCGAGCCCTTCGACATGGCCGCCGATGCGTTCGATGTCGCGATCCATTATGGCCAGCCGATCTGGGCGCATGCGACATGCACCTATCTTTGCGGCGAGATCATCGTGCCGGTCGCGAGCCCCGCTTTGATCGCCTCCCATGCGATCCACGCGCCGCAAGACCTTGCGCATCGCCCGCTGCTGCATCTCGCGACGAGGCCGAAACTTTGGGCCGAATGGTTCGAGATGAATGGCGGCGGGTGGACGCAGGCCTATCACGGCCATCGCTTCGATCAGTTCAACATGATCATCGAAGCGGCGGTGGCGGGTCTCGGCTTTGCCCTGCTGCCTAAATATCTGATCGAACAGGAACTGGCGTCGGCCACGTTGCGAATTGTGCTCGATCAGCCGATGTCGACTGACAACAGCTATTATGTCGTGCTGCCCGAAGGGCGGCAGGAAACCCCGATGGCCCTCGAATTCCAGGACTGGCTCTTGGGTCAGGTACCGACGCAGCCATGA
- the hglS gene encoding 2-oxoadipate dioxygenase/decarboxylase HglS codes for MTESAFVSSDVIRSDFSAAMSAMYRDEVPAYGTLIGLVAKVNAAALAADPGLKARLEATDSLERISEERHGAIRLGTAAELAMMRRVFAVMGMSPVGYYDLSTAGVPVHSTAFRPVGAASLRRNPFRVFTSLLRLDLIPDAALREEAAKVLATRRIFTDGAIALVEKAERNGGLNAADAGRFVNEVLETFRWHDKAIVSAELYERLHDAHRLVADVVSFKGPHINHLTPRTLDIDKVQVLMPEESIAPKAVVEGPPTRRCPILLRQTSFKALDEPVSFLGKSGEWKPGSHTARFGEIEQRGVALTPKGRALYDKLLNNARDRVTPAADGSNAGAYEAALAEVFKGFPDDWNGIRAAGLGYFSYSLTEKGQSATGHQADLETAIAQGLIQFDPIIYEDFLPVSAAGIFQSNLGDDAAKEFVASPNQRMFERDLGAPVLDEFAHYSEIERASLQTCGSVLDRHLAAE; via the coding sequence ATGACCGAGAGTGCATTCGTTTCGAGCGATGTCATCCGTTCGGATTTTTCTGCGGCAATGTCCGCAATGTATCGCGACGAAGTCCCCGCTTACGGCACGCTGATAGGGCTGGTCGCCAAGGTCAACGCCGCTGCGCTTGCCGCCGATCCGGGATTGAAGGCACGCCTCGAAGCCACGGATTCCCTCGAGCGCATTTCCGAGGAACGGCACGGCGCGATCCGCCTCGGCACGGCGGCCGAACTCGCCATGATGCGGCGGGTCTTCGCTGTCATGGGCATGTCTCCGGTCGGCTATTATGATCTTTCCACCGCCGGCGTTCCGGTGCATTCGACAGCTTTCCGGCCCGTTGGCGCGGCGAGCCTCAGACGCAATCCGTTCCGTGTCTTCACCTCCCTGCTCCGCCTCGACCTCATCCCCGATGCCGCATTGCGGGAGGAAGCTGCCAAGGTGCTCGCCACGCGCCGGATCTTCACGGACGGCGCCATCGCCCTCGTGGAAAAGGCCGAGCGGAACGGCGGCCTCAATGCCGCCGATGCGGGCCGTTTCGTCAACGAAGTCCTCGAAACCTTCCGCTGGCATGACAAGGCGATCGTCAGCGCCGAACTTTACGAGCGCCTGCATGACGCGCATCGGCTGGTCGCCGACGTCGTTTCGTTCAAAGGGCCGCACATCAACCACCTGACGCCGCGCACGCTCGACATCGACAAGGTCCAGGTGCTGATGCCGGAGGAAAGCATCGCACCGAAAGCCGTGGTCGAAGGCCCGCCGACGCGCCGGTGCCCGATCCTGTTGCGCCAGACGTCCTTCAAAGCGCTGGACGAGCCGGTCTCCTTCCTTGGCAAAAGCGGCGAATGGAAGCCTGGCTCGCACACGGCCCGTTTCGGCGAAATCGAACAACGGGGCGTCGCGCTGACGCCCAAGGGGCGCGCCCTTTACGACAAGCTCCTGAATAACGCACGCGACCGCGTGACGCCTGCCGCCGACGGTTCGAATGCCGGAGCCTATGAGGCCGCGCTGGCCGAGGTCTTCAAAGGCTTCCCCGATGACTGGAACGGCATCCGTGCGGCCGGGCTCGGCTATTTCAGCTATTCGCTCACGGAGAAGGGCCAGTCCGCCACGGGCCACCAAGCTGATCTCGAAACCGCGATCGCGCAGGGGCTCATCCAGTTCGATCCGATCATTTACGAGGATTTCCTGCCGGTCAGCGCGGCCGGGATCTTCCAGTCGAACCTCGGCGACGACGCGGCGAAAGAATTCGTGGCGAGCCCGAACCAGCGCATGTTCGAGCGCGATCTGGGTGCGCCTGTTCTTGACGAGTTCGCGCATTATAGTGAGATCGAGCGCGCCTCCTTGCAAACCTGCGGGAGCGTCCTCGATAGACATCTCGCCGCGGAGTGA
- a CDS encoding FAD-binding oxidoreductase, translating to MIEASPIDALRALLGPQGLLVTPSDMAAYETGARYDQGRAAFVARPASTAETSAVVAYCVRNGIALVPQSGNTGLVSGSTPDASGQQGVLSLDRLTGIFELDRVNRSVQVGAGLRLSDLNARLEADGLFFPIDLGADPRLGGMIATNTGGSRFLRYGDVRRNTLGLKVVLADEAGTVLELGTGLRKDNTGIDWKQMFIGTSGAFGVITECVLNLEPLPRQTATAFLVPSALDRVPDLLTAMEQALGNDLSAFEGLSKNAVTAALSHVPSLRNPFQAGIVPEFVILAEISRSNLPRAGEQPLDAVMEEVLGAIFEREDALLADAFIGRPQEMWALRHALSEGVKHLGRLIAFDLSFRRGDIMRFLDHMKAEMPKHFADVLICDFGHIGDGGVHFNLVVPKDDPRLRDAGFETALREWVFSVAVEEFHGSFSAEHAIGRKNQAFYDRYTPHDIRRLATDLKAIAAPGPLGSVTF from the coding sequence ATGATTGAAGCCAGCCCTATTGACGCTTTGCGCGCGCTGCTTGGCCCGCAGGGACTTCTCGTTACGCCAAGCGATATGGCGGCTTACGAAACGGGCGCCCGCTACGATCAGGGCCGCGCCGCTTTCGTGGCGCGGCCGGCGTCGACAGCGGAAACATCCGCGGTCGTTGCCTATTGCGTGCGGAACGGCATCGCGCTGGTGCCGCAATCGGGAAACACCGGCCTCGTCTCCGGCTCGACACCGGATGCAAGCGGCCAGCAAGGCGTGCTCAGCCTCGACCGGCTGACGGGCATCTTCGAACTCGATCGCGTGAACCGATCGGTACAAGTGGGCGCGGGCCTGCGTCTGTCCGACCTGAATGCGCGGCTCGAGGCGGACGGCCTGTTCTTTCCGATCGACCTCGGTGCCGACCCGCGCCTCGGCGGTATGATCGCCACCAACACCGGCGGTTCGCGCTTCCTGCGCTATGGCGACGTGCGCCGCAATACGCTCGGGCTCAAAGTGGTCTTGGCCGACGAGGCCGGCACCGTGCTCGAACTGGGCACCGGCCTACGCAAGGACAACACCGGCATCGACTGGAAGCAGATGTTCATCGGCACGTCCGGCGCCTTTGGCGTCATCACCGAATGTGTGCTGAATTTGGAGCCGCTGCCGCGCCAGACGGCCACGGCCTTCCTCGTGCCCTCTGCGCTCGACCGCGTGCCGGACCTCCTGACGGCCATGGAGCAGGCGCTCGGCAACGATCTTTCCGCTTTCGAGGGGTTGTCGAAAAACGCGGTCACGGCCGCGCTGAGCCATGTACCGTCGCTGCGCAATCCTTTTCAGGCTGGCATCGTGCCGGAATTCGTGATTCTCGCGGAAATCTCCCGCTCGAACCTTCCGCGCGCCGGCGAGCAACCGCTCGACGCGGTGATGGAAGAGGTGCTCGGCGCGATCTTCGAGCGTGAGGACGCTCTGCTTGCCGACGCGTTCATCGGGCGGCCGCAGGAAATGTGGGCGCTGCGCCATGCGCTGTCGGAGGGCGTCAAGCATCTCGGGCGGCTCATCGCTTTCGACCTGTCGTTCCGGCGTGGCGACATCATGCGCTTCCTCGACCACATGAAAGCCGAAATGCCGAAGCATTTTGCCGATGTCCTGATCTGCGATTTCGGCCATATCGGCGACGGCGGTGTGCATTTCAATCTCGTCGTCCCGAAGGACGATCCGCGCCTGCGTGACGCCGGCTTCGAGACCGCCTTGCGCGAATGGGTCTTCAGCGTCGCCGTCGAGGAATTCCATGGCAGCTTCAGCGCCGAGCATGCGATCGGCCGCAAGAATCAAGCCTTTTACGACCGCTACACGCCGCACGACATCCGCCGGCTCGCCACAGACCTGAAGGCAATCGCCGCGCCGGGGCCGCTCGGCAGCGTGACCTTTTAA
- the amaB gene encoding L-piperidine-6-carboxylate dehydrogenase gives MTSVNVKQETASLLDKLGVPRAAWTGGDMASFSPVSGEEIAKLKTASADETGKVIDAAHDAFKAWRLVPAPRRGELVRLLGEELRAAKADLGRLVSIEAGKIPSEGLGEVQEMIDICDFAVGLSRQLYGLTIATERPGHRMMETWHPLGVVGIISAFNFPVAVWSWNAALALVCGNAIVWKPSEKTPLTALASQAILERALARFGDAPKNLSQVLIGDRAIGEALVDHPKVALLSATGSTRMGREVGPRLAKRFARSILELGGNNAGIVCPSADLDMALRAIAFGAMGTAGQRCTTLRRLFVHESVYDQLVPRLKAAYASVSVGNPLETSALVGPLIDKQAFDAMQKALAGAKAADGKVSGGERVNGAGEETAYYVKPAIVEMPQQSGPVLEETFAPILYVMKYADFDQALADHNAVAAGLSSSIFTLNMQEAERFLGTDGSDCGIANVNIGTSGAEIGGAFGGEKETGGGRESGSDAWKAYMRRATNTVNFSKALPLAQGVSFDIA, from the coding sequence ATGACCTCGGTCAACGTGAAACAGGAAACCGCCAGCCTGCTCGACAAGCTCGGCGTGCCGCGCGCCGCCTGGACGGGTGGCGACATGGCCTCCTTTAGCCCGGTGAGTGGCGAGGAAATTGCAAAGTTGAAGACGGCGTCCGCCGACGAAACCGGCAAGGTCATCGATGCGGCGCATGACGCCTTCAAAGCCTGGCGGCTCGTGCCCGCGCCGCGACGCGGTGAATTGGTGCGGCTGCTCGGCGAGGAACTGCGTGCCGCCAAGGCCGATCTCGGCCGCCTCGTCTCGATCGAGGCCGGCAAAATTCCGTCGGAAGGTCTCGGCGAAGTTCAGGAAATGATCGATATCTGCGACTTCGCGGTCGGTCTTTCCCGCCAGCTTTACGGCCTGACGATCGCGACCGAGCGTCCCGGCCACCGCATGATGGAGACGTGGCATCCGCTCGGCGTCGTCGGCATCATCTCCGCGTTCAATTTCCCGGTTGCCGTCTGGTCCTGGAACGCGGCGCTCGCGCTCGTGTGCGGCAATGCGATTGTCTGGAAGCCATCGGAAAAGACGCCGCTGACCGCGCTCGCATCGCAGGCGATCCTCGAGCGCGCCCTCGCTCGCTTCGGCGATGCGCCAAAGAACCTCTCGCAGGTCCTGATCGGCGACCGCGCGATCGGCGAAGCCTTGGTCGATCATCCCAAGGTCGCGCTCCTCTCGGCCACCGGCTCGACCCGCATGGGCCGCGAGGTCGGTCCGCGTTTGGCCAAACGGTTCGCCCGCTCGATTCTCGAACTCGGAGGCAACAATGCCGGCATCGTTTGCCCCTCGGCCGATCTCGACATGGCCCTGCGCGCCATCGCCTTCGGCGCCATGGGCACCGCCGGCCAGCGCTGCACGACTTTGCGCCGCCTCTTCGTGCACGAAAGCGTCTACGACCAACTCGTGCCGCGGCTGAAGGCAGCTTACGCAAGCGTGTCGGTCGGGAACCCGCTCGAAACCTCGGCCCTGGTCGGTCCGCTCATCGACAAACAGGCTTTCGATGCCATGCAGAAAGCCTTGGCCGGCGCAAAAGCTGCGGACGGCAAGGTCTCGGGGGGCGAGCGCGTGAACGGTGCAGGCGAAGAGACCGCCTACTACGTCAAGCCGGCGATCGTGGAAATGCCGCAGCAATCTGGACCCGTGCTCGAAGAGACCTTCGCGCCGATCCTCTACGTCATGAAATATGCCGACTTCGACCAGGCACTTGCGGATCACAACGCGGTTGCGGCAGGGCTTTCGTCCAGCATCTTCACCCTCAATATGCAGGAAGCCGAACGTTTCCTCGGCACGGACGGATCCGACTGCGGCATCGCCAATGTTAACATCGGCACGTCCGGCGCCGAGATCGGCGGCGCGTTCGGCGGCGAGAAGGAGACGGGCGGCGGCCGCGAATCCGGATCCGACGCCTGGAAAGCCTACATGCGCCGTGCCACCAATACGGTGAATTTCTCGAAGGCGCTGCCGCTCGCGCAGGGTGTTTCCTTCGACATCGCATGA
- a CDS encoding NAD(P)/FAD-dependent oxidoreductase: MLDDARSHGLWEKTAPAAPVTGPLETDIIADVAIIGGGFTGLSAALHLAEKARKVVVLEGAEIGFGGSGRNVGLINAGMWVMPDDLPGELGQPHGERLLQLLGDGPRAVMDIIDKHGIACELERNGTLHCAVGTAGLAEIAERARQWQKRGAPVTLLDAAETARRTGTEAYAGSLLDMRAGTLQPLAYVRGLAHAAVRAGVTLHTQSRVSSYTLEGSGWKLSAGRGAVVADWIVVATDAYGAGPGDAVRREQTLLPYFNLATQPLAPHLCASILPGREGAWDTKEILSSFRMDHAGRLVFGSVGALRNTGTAIHPAWAKRSLARLFPQLGSVDFEYQWYGKIGMTENALPRFHRFDRNVVGFSGYNGRGIAPGTVFGRTLAQHILGELGEADLPLPVTELQAPAFRRVKEAYYEAGAQIAHLTGERF, encoded by the coding sequence ATGCTCGACGACGCCCGCTCCCACGGACTATGGGAGAAGACCGCACCGGCGGCCCCCGTCACAGGACCGCTGGAGACCGACATCATTGCGGATGTCGCCATTATTGGCGGCGGTTTTACGGGCCTGTCGGCCGCCCTGCATCTGGCCGAAAAGGCGCGCAAAGTCGTGGTCTTGGAGGGCGCCGAAATCGGCTTCGGCGGCTCGGGCCGCAATGTCGGCCTGATCAATGCGGGCATGTGGGTGATGCCGGACGATCTGCCCGGAGAATTGGGTCAGCCGCACGGGGAACGGCTGCTGCAACTTCTCGGCGACGGGCCGCGCGCGGTGATGGACATCATCGACAAGCATGGCATCGCCTGCGAACTCGAACGCAACGGCACGCTCCACTGCGCGGTCGGAACGGCCGGTCTCGCGGAAATCGCCGAGCGCGCGCGACAATGGCAAAAGCGCGGCGCGCCGGTCACGTTGCTCGACGCTGCGGAAACGGCCCGGCGGACCGGCACCGAAGCCTACGCCGGCTCCCTCCTCGACATGCGCGCAGGAACTCTGCAGCCGCTCGCCTATGTGCGCGGGCTTGCCCATGCGGCGGTGCGCGCTGGCGTGACGCTGCACACCCAGTCCCGTGTCAGTTCCTATACTCTCGAAGGAAGCGGCTGGAAGCTTTCGGCGGGACGCGGTGCCGTCGTCGCAGATTGGATCGTCGTCGCGACCGACGCCTATGGCGCTGGACCTGGCGACGCCGTACGCCGCGAGCAGACGCTCTTGCCCTACTTCAACCTTGCGACCCAGCCGCTTGCCCCACACTTATGCGCCTCCATCCTTCCGGGCCGCGAAGGGGCATGGGACACCAAGGAAATCCTGTCGTCCTTCCGCATGGATCACGCGGGCCGGCTGGTGTTTGGCAGCGTCGGCGCTTTGCGCAATACGGGAACGGCGATCCACCCCGCCTGGGCGAAACGTTCGCTCGCCCGCCTTTTCCCGCAACTCGGCTCCGTCGACTTCGAGTATCAATGGTACGGCAAGATTGGGATGACCGAGAATGCTTTGCCGCGCTTCCATCGCTTCGATCGCAACGTCGTGGGTTTTTCCGGCTACAACGGGCGCGGCATCGCGCCGGGAACGGTTTTCGGCCGCACGCTGGCCCAGCACATTCTGGGCGAGCTTGGAGAAGCGGATCTGCCCTTGCCCGTCACCGAACTGCAGGCGCCTGCATTCCGGCGCGTGAAGGAAGCCTATTATGAAGCCGGTGCGCAGATCGCCCATCTGACGGGCGAGCGTTTTTAA